The Rhododendron vialii isolate Sample 1 chromosome 1a, ASM3025357v1 region ggagcggtggtgtgtggtggtgtaatgatggtagtggtggagtggtggtggtggtggtggtgatgtggtggtggtggtggagtggtggtggtggtggtagtggaggaagtggtggtggtggtggtggtggtggtggtggagtggtggtgtagtgatggtagaggtgggggagtggcggtggtggagtggtggagcagtggtggtggtggtgtagtgatggtagtggtggtggagttgtggtggtggtggagtggtggagctggtggtggtgatgtggtggtggtggtggtggtggtggtggtggtagtggaggaagtggtggtggtggagttggtggtggtgatgtggtggtggtggtggtagtggagagaatggtggtggtggtgatgtggtggaggaggagtggtggtagcggaggtggtggtggtggagtggcggaggtggtggtagtggtggtggtggtggagtggtggaggtggtggtggaagtggttgtggtggtggtatgacggttgaatgtaagtacacaaaaattcagccagaattaagtagctcaaagctacttaatttttttcaactttttagcctatattttaagtggtacttaatttgttaagtaatatgaaatgtggttatcaaacctactgaatcacttattacttaattgattcagtattaagtgctgaatttaggttatcaaacaagccctgaCTTGACCACTTAGCCACTTAAGATTTCATACTGTGAAAAATCAGGGTTCCCTAATAATCCGTAAAAACCCTAATGGTATGAAAATGAATCACTAATTAATACTATCAATTAAAAACTACGCTAGCAATCAATCACATAacgcagagatatacgtggaaaaccccagaatgggtaaaaaccacgagaaggaatcaaatcactataatcaTTATGCAGTTACAGATATAGCTATCCAAACGTAGTAAATCCTCACAACGTTCTAACTACTACCTGCCGAGTCACACGTACACCGCACCTAGTAATCTTAATTGCCAACGGCCTTGAGTCCACAAGCCTTCCAATTAACCTTATAAGAATAGCTCTTCAAGATGCCTGTTGCTTCGTTGCTTCGATGTGCCGCACACCGCTCTTTTTCTCTTATTACAGTATAATATATGTGGCTTTCCCTTGTTGCTTTTACTGCCTCCTTTCTTTTTATATGGCTGTGGTAAAACCTAGGAATGAAAAGTCCATGTCCATAATTAGTTCTCTTGTGTTGACTTTTTATTTACGGTACTTCTCTCATTTAAAAGGCAGAAGATTCCGATTGATACCCAAATCAATTCCTCTATCAATCCGTCTTCGCCAAAATTCATCCCGTTGTAGTTGATTCCTTTTTATCCAATTTGCTCACTCGgaattacaaataaagattccttccactttaatcctatacagactcactagcctattaaaaataataaaattacaactcgataaaaattatgtgttttgtCAAACGGAATTGCCAATACACAAAGACTCAGGAATATGGTCCTTACATACTGTACCTCACAAGCCCATACCGTGTAGTGAGGCTGTGCCCGTGCCACCCTTCTACGGCTAAAAAAGGAATGGGGAAACATACTTCAGGTACTTCATTGCTATTAGTCGGGGAGGGACGTAAAGGTTGGTGTGGTTTGTCTGCATCTAGCCTTGAAATTGAGCAAATGAcagtgtttttttcttttattttggtcaTGCTTAGAGCCAATCGCCAtattttgctgcttctttttttatctgttCTTTTGGGCTTAGAAGGTTAATAAATCTGCTTCAAGCCTCTACTTGAAAGGGTTCGATTTTTAACTGGGTTCATTTCTTGGAGTAAAGCCGCAAAATAGTAATTTCTTATGAATTCTCTAGTTCCGGCGTAGATGGTCCACCTTTGGCCAGAGTAGGAAGctattagttgaggtgtgcataCATTGACCAAACACCCTTgatcgtcaaaaaaaaaaaagaatgaagcGGACATATATCcttataaaacatttgttaatggaTCTCCTGTAGACACCCTTTGATAATGTTTGCTTTGAAACGAAAGTGTTTTTCTTTTAGCAGTCCCTCAGCATTTTAAGAGTAAAGTTGTTTTGACCCTCTTaccctattttattttttcacacgTAGTTGATATATATTATTGGCTTTGTTTTGACTTGATGATTGcgtgcttttctttttcctcagcAAAAGTTACTAGTACGTTAGTTGTTGTTAGTGAGTTTTTTGGATAGTGATGACCGCGCGATAGTAAAGTATTTTATACACTTTTCTGTATATACCACATGTGTGTCTCTTTTCTATATAATGGCCACACACACCCATATCTGTAGTGCCATATGTGAGCAGTATCTTGGAGGGTGGTCTATCTCCAACGGTAAAGTACTAAGGTTGTCCCAAAGTGATTTGGAGGTTACATGTTTGAGTCGTAGAAATAGCCTCTCCGTTCATGAGGGTAAAGATTCATAAACACAATCCTTCCCAAGACCCTACAGAGCCGTGTTTTGCGGTCTAGTTTGACATTATAagtcaaatgacttatttttttgtccttattcgaattgttttgcatttgttagtttttcatcgattttttgagaattcttgcatcgtcatgacaagagcaatttaaaaagtaaaaaaatatgattgaaatctaatttttttgaataaagaaaaaataataatttattaacttatttttctctttattcaaaaaaagttGGGTTTCAaaggtaattttttactttttagatttctctcatcatgaCAAAGCAACAATCCTAAAAAATTCAACGAAAAACTAGcacatatgaaaaaaatttaaataaggacaaaaaaataagtcatttggcttattatgCCAAACTAGGCATGCCTCAATCATTGAGGCTCAATGTTAGCAGTTGAGACCATTGTTTTATGCTGAAAATACGAAAAAAGTATTATCTAGTAACCGATGGAATACTATCCACGTAATCATTAAGCGTGAAAAAAAGAAGCCATCTTATTTGATTTAGTTTGCAGCAGATGCCTATAAAACATTTCGAGTACTTCTCCTCAATTGGAAAACCCGTCGCACGTTTTTTTGTGTTCAAGAGGAAAGATGGGCCTTCAACAAGTATGGCTTTCCTGCAATCAACtatttatcttcttcttctttctcttcctttgccAACTCTCTTGTTTGCATGCCCAACTCTGCACTCAAGAACAAACCTCTGCCCTGCTGCAGTTTAAACGAAATTTTTCCCTCACTAAATTTGCTTCTCAAGAATATTGTGATGATTTTGGAATCACTTCTTTTCCAAAGATGGAGTCATGGAAAAAGGGTTCTGATTGTTGTTCCTGGGATGGGGTCGAGTGTGACAGAGAGACAGGTCAAGTAATTGGACTCGACCTCAGCTGTAGCTGGCTTCAAGGCGCCATCCATCCTAATAGCAGTCTCTTCCTCTCCTTTCCCCAGCTCCAAAAGCTCAACCTCGCTTACAATAACTTTTTCATGTCTCGCATCTCACCTGAATTCACTCGGTTCACCAAATTGACACACCTCAATCTCTCTAGGTGTGGTTTTTCGGGCAAAGTCCCACCTGGAGTCTCCTTCCTAAACAAACTGATGTCGCTCGATCTCTCTTACAattttgatttgagattggaagaAGGCGGGTTCGAGTTACTCATTCAAAATTTATCCAAGTTAAGAGATCTTGATCTTAGCGTGGTAAACATGTCTTCTTCGGTGGTTCCAAATTCCTTGCTCAATTTGACTTTTTTAAGAACCGTTGGTCTCGGAGAGTCTGGTTTACATGGAGAATTTCCTAGCGGAGTATTCCTCTTACCACATCTACAGAACTTGGTAATAATTTTTGAGGAGGGTCTCACGGGTCATATACCCGATTTCATCAATTCAACCTATACGGTCCAGAACTTAATTCTCATAGCCCAGGGAATTTCTGGAGTATTGCCGGACTCAATTGCTAATCTGAAGTCCTTGAAGCAATTGGTCATCCGTTATTCTAAATTCCACGGATCCATTCCTACTTCTCTCTGGAACCTTCCACAAATCACTTATGTGGACCTCTCATACAACAATTTCAGTGGTATCCTCCCGTCATTGATTTCAAACCTTACACAAATCACTTCTTTGGACCTCTCATACAACAATTTCCATGGTATCCTcccatcttcaatttcaaacaTTACACAAATCACTTATTTGGACCTCTCATCCAACAATTTCAGTGGTTCCCTtccatcttcaatttcaaaccTTGGAAATCTCAGGACCTTAAGACTTTTGGATAATAATTTCACAGGTCGCTTCTTGTCATGGGATGTAAACTTGCCAAAACTTGAGGTCTTGGATGTGTCAAACAATAGTCTCACTGGTCCTCTTCCTTCACAAGTAGTTGTACCTCCAAATCTAACCGATTTGACCATAGGCCGAAACTTgataaacggtacaatcccaTCTTGGGTCTTCGAATTACCCGCACTCAAGTACTTAGATCTCAGTTATAACAAACTGATTGGTCATACACTTGAGTTTCAATCCTCTTCCTTGGAGATTATTGATTTGAGTCATAATGACCTAAATGGTACTATTCCAAATTCAACCTTTGAACTCCGAAAGCTTACCCACCTTATTGTTTCTTCAAATAGCTTTTCTGGCACTATTCCTAGATCAAATAGATTCAGTGAATATCTCAATGTAATCGATTTAAAGATGAATAACTTCTCTGGCACCATCCATGATTCATTTACCAGGAGAAATTTCTTGACAACTATCAATCTTTATGGCAATGGATTTGAAGGGCCAATAACGAAGTCTCTGATTAACTGTAGATACCTGGAAGTGCTAGATCTCGGAAGAAACAAGTTCTTTGATGAATTTCCGCATTGGTTGGGAAATTTACCGAACTTGCATGTCCTAATCTTGCAATCCAACAAATTTCATGGGTCGATCGTGACTTCCACGACCAAATTTCCCTTCCCCATGTTGCGAGTACTTAATATGGCGAACAATAATTTCACTGGTCCATTGCCCATAAAGTACTTCAAAAGTTTTAAAGCAATGATGAACGTGGATGAGCATTTTGATTTGGAGTACATGAGAACTGGTGGTATTTATTATGATTCTCTGACAATAGTAATCAAAGGATCGACcattgaaatgaaaaaaatccttaaagTTTTCACAGCCATTGACTTATCAAGGAACAAGTTTCAGGGTGAGATTCCTGAGATCATCGGTGGGCTAAATTCGATTCGAGGACTCAACTTGTCACACAACAGCCTCACGGGTCATATACCAAAGTCACTTGGTAATTTGACGAAGCTTGAATGGATAGACCTCTCATCAAACAAGCTCAATGGGGAGATCCCTCGGCAACTCGTGAATTTAACCTTTCTCGGAACGCTTAATCTTTCGCAGAATCGCCTAGTGGGGCCTATACCTCGAGGCAAACAATTCGATACATTTTCGAATGATTCTTACATCAACAACTCGGCGTTATGCGGACCTCCATTGTCGAATGCATGTGGCGATCCTAAGGCAACACAGCCACCACCATCGACATTCGAAGAAGAAGATTCAGAGCCCGTGAGTGGATTTGGTTGGGAAGTCATATTGCCCGGGTATGGATTTGGACTGGTAGTTGGACTTGTCATGGGATATCTTATGTTCTCCTTCGGTAAACCTCAATGGCTTGTGAAGATGGTTGAAGGTGTAGGAAACAGAAACGAAAAGAGGCTGAAAAGCAATGCTCGGAGACGTGGAGGCAGGAGAAATTAGAAAGATTCAAACGGTATTGTATGGTaagttgttttatttttattaacgTTTATTGCAAAGCATTGATTTCCTCAATTAGTTTCATGCATTCCACTAGTTCTGTATATCTGCTTgcttttgttttaaatttttctgTTTAAAGAATTCGAATTTTGCAGATATGGGTTTCTGCCATTTCTCTGAGGAAAAACTTTGATTGTAGGAGGTTGATCTGATGGGGGGTGGGAATAAAAAGAGCACAGCAAAGTGCGAAGCTTTGTTCTTAGGATGATTCAGTCCATAACTACTTTGctttctttacaaaatttcgTTGTTATGTATTCCATAAATGTTTTTGTATCCGCTTCAGGTCTTggaaggaagaagagaaaatacaCATCTAAATAAATGGATTCAAATAATGTATTCCATTTATATCCAAATGGATCGAACATAGGCAAATGCTAACATATTTAGTCTGTTAGGAAATATTTTGGACCAAAAGTCTTGCATGCCCAAGTCAATTGGAAGAACCATCCAATGATCAAGCCAATTTAGCCTTGTTTGGCTTGAGGCTTAGAAACTGCAGTAGTTTTTCTTATTTCTGtaaatttgatataaaaacGCGGTATAGTATTGACTTGTAGGAATATcaagataaaaaattataacgGGCATGGTGTGCAACCCAATTGCTTGCACGACAAACAAGACTAAACATTTTCTAGAAAACTTCCTGACTAAATCCGGAATATGAAGTCCTTGAAGGTGTTGTCTTCCTCTCAATACGAATTCCAATGATCCACTCCTATGTCTAACGGGAACCTTACGCGATCACTTGGCTACGATTCGCAGACAATAAATTGCATGGTATATATGCTCCCATCATCATTGTCAAATTAAAACTGAAAAATCTGATTAGTTTTATTCTGGGCTTTTTATCACTAGGTACAGAAAATTGCAccttaattcccattaaggtATAACACTCTTTCTAATTACCACCAAATCTAGGCATGTGCTGAGAATGTCAGAGAACAAATTACCACTAATGGGGGCAGTTTTCAAGATTTTCTGGATTCACGAAGGGATTAAAGACCGGGCTTCAAGAACGGGCTTCAAGACCGTCTGGGTTTAAGCAGAGACAGGACTCAAGATtctttggaataaaaaaaagacaaatctCAAAATCTCTTGATCTCTCATCACATAAAAACCTCTGTTGTGTATCGCCAAAAAGCTCAGCTCAATCCAAGAGCAAGCGCAGTTACGATCAAGGCGATTAAACTACATGCAGTTGGTAATGAATGGTTACAGAGGAGTGCTATTGCAAAATTAAAGCCCATGAAATCGATGTATTTTCTTCAAGATCAGCTTCGAAATCTGGGTTACAAGGATATTGAAGTTCGCCCAACGGGGGGTACTCATTAGTACTAACTTGTCCCTCAACGGCAAATATGAACGAAGCCCTTTATTCTACTGAAATGGCATGGCTAAAGGACTGGTTCTTGCATCTAAAGCAGTGGGATGAAGACGCGGCTCTACCTTGCAATCGTCTCATATGGCTGAACTGCTACGGTATTCTACTACATCTTTGGAATTCATCCACATTCAAAGCTATTGGTCAAATTTGGGGGAATGTCATTCAAATCAGTGATGATACACTTAAAGGCCTCTCTTATTCAGTTGGTAAGGTTCTAATTTCTTCGAGCAAGATGGAAACGATTAACTAAGTTATCACAGCTGAACATAAAGGGAAACCAATCCAAGTTAGGGTCATTGAGGAACAACTCATTGTTAACACAATTCTGCGTACAGATTGCACTTGTCAAGGATGTAGGGTTGCAGAGGAGATAGAAACAAGTGAAAAGGAAGAGGATGCTGACTCATCATTTGAAGCTCATAACTTGAACAAGGTGGATTTGATTGATACGAACAGCAAGGCCCATTGCGCTGATgtgaaaaaatctcaaaaagaaTTTGTTCAAGTTGAGAAGGATACCGATAGGAACAAAGTGGAGGAGCATGCAGATTCATCAAATGAGCTCTCTATGGTCAGGGAAACTGAGCCACCACTTGTCATAAATGATATTGTATTGGGAAACAACAAGATCATCAAAGATATGGCATGTGAAGAACATTTGTGGGACTCAAGATTACCATTGGGAAATGACACAGTGCAAGTGGGTAGTGCTACTGATACACCTGCTATGGACTCCCAAGGAACAGGTGCAATTACTCCATCTCTGATCCTAGGCCAAGAACTAGGGGCTGGGCTATTCAAAGCTTGTATTGGTTACAAAAAGAGTATATCCTTTGCATGCTCTCTGTCCAAATCTTTTATTGGATAGAGAAAATAGCTGGAGTATTGTACCATACAATAAACAGTGTGGTGCTGCGTTTTCTCCGGTGGAACCTTGAGAGGAAATGCGGTTGAGTTAGCTAGCGTGCTTTGTTTATAGCCTGCACAAGAAGCACCCGTGTTAATACCCAAACCCGAGTGTTTGAAGGTCCGAGATGAGCACTCCGACGGTTTAATCAGTCTTGGAAAAAATGATGATCTCGTAGGTTTTAGGTCTTTCTGCCTCTCTCTCACCTTT contains the following coding sequences:
- the LOC131327360 gene encoding receptor-like protein Cf-9, with translation MESWKKGSDCCSWDGVECDRETGQVIGLDLSCSWLQGAIHPNSSLFLSFPQLQKLNLAYNNFFMSRISPEFTRFTKLTHLNLSRCGFSGKVPPGVSFLNKLMSLDLSYNFDLRLEEGGFELLIQNLSKLRDLDLSVVNMSSSVVPNSLLNLTFLRTVGLGESGLHGEFPSGVFLLPHLQNLVIIFEEGLTGHIPDFINSTYTVQNLILIAQGISGVLPDSIANLKSLKQLVIRYSKFHGSIPTSLWNLPQITYVDLSYNNFSGILPSLISNLTQITSLDLSYNNFHGILPSSISNITQITYLDLSSNNFSGSLPSSISNLGNLRTLRLLDNNFTGRFLSWDVNLPKLEVLDVSNNSLTGPLPSQVVVPPNLTDLTIGRNLINGTIPSWVFELPALKYLDLSYNKLIGHTLEFQSSSLEIIDLSHNDLNGTIPNSTFELRKLTHLIVSSNSFSGTIPRSNRFSEYLNVIDLKMNNFSGTIHDSFTRRNFLTTINLYGNGFEGPITKSLINCRYLEVLDLGRNKFFDEFPHWLGNLPNLHVLILQSNKFHGSIVTSTTKFPFPMLRVLNMANNNFTGPLPIKYFKSFKAMMNVDEHFDLEYMRTGGIYYDSLTIVIKGSTIEMKKILKVFTAIDLSRNKFQGEIPEIIGGLNSIRGLNLSHNSLTGHIPKSLGNLTKLEWIDLSSNKLNGEIPRQLVNLTFLGTLNLSQNRLVGPIPRGKQFDTFSNDSYINNSALCGPPLSNACGDPKATQPPPSTFEEEDSEPVSGFGWEVILPGYGFGLVVGLVMGYLMFSFGKPQWLVKMVEGVGNRNEKRLKSNARRRGGRRN